AGCACCACCGTGTCGCCGATGAGCACGCCCTTCTTCACCACGATCGCGGCGTTGTGCAGCGTGGCCCGCTCGACGGTCGAGCCGGACACCACGACCGGCTCCATCACCCCGAACGGCGTGACCCGCCCGGTGCGCCCGACCCCCACCTGGATGTCGCGCAGCTTGGTGTTGACCTCCTCCGGCGGGTACTTGTACGCGATCGCCCAGCGCGGCGCCCGCGAGGTCGAGCCCAGCTCCCGCTGCGTGCGGAAGTCGTCGACCTTCACCACGACTCCGTCGATCTCGTAGGCCGGGTCGTGCCGGTGCGCGTGGTAGTGCTCGATGAACTCGTTGATCTCGTCGAGCCCCGACACCACCTTGACCAGGTCGCTGACCGGCAGCCCGAACTCCCGCAGCCGGTCGTAGCAGTGGGACTGCGCCCGCGGCTCGGCCGTGCCCTCCCAGACGCCGATGCCGTGCACCAGCATGCGCAGCGGACGCTGGGCGGTGATGCGCGGGTCCTTCTGCCGCAGCGTGCCCGCCGCGGAGTTGCGCGGGTTGGCGAACGGGGGCTTGCCCTGCTCCACGAGCTGCTCGTTGAGCTTCTTGAAGTCTTCGACCGGGATGTAGACCTCGCCGCGGATCTCGACCAGGCTCGGGATGTCGTCGCCCTTGAGCCGGTGCGGGATGCCCTTGATCGTGCGCACGTTGGCCGTCACGTCGTCGCCCGTGCGCCCGTCGCCGCGGGTCGCGCCGCGCTCCAGCTTGCCGTCGCGGTAGACCAGCGCGACCGCCAAGCCGTCGATCTTCAGCTCGCACAGGTAGGGGCCGGGGTCGCCCTCGGCCAGCCGCTCGGCCCGCGCCTGCCAGGCCGCCACGCCCTCGGCGTCGAAGACGTTGTCGAGGCTCTCCATCCGGTTGAGGTGCTGCACCTTGGCGAAATCGCCCGACACCGGCGCGCCCACCTTCTGGGTGGGCGAATCGGGCGTCTGCAGCGTCGGGTGCGCCTCCTCCAGCGCGAGCAGCTCCTTGAACCACCCGTCGAACTGCGCGTCGCTGACCGTCGGCTGGTCGAGCACGTAGTAACGCCAGCGGGCGTCCTCGACCAGCTCGCTGAGCTCGGCATGCCGCTGCAGCGCATCGACCGGCACACCCTCGACCTCACTCACGTGAGCCCCCTTCCGTACGACGACCTGTGCAAACGCTATCGCCGAGCACCGACAAAGCCACGGCTCAACCCTCTCGTGGATCGTCCCTGAGCACCTGCGCCGCCTTGTGGCAGGACGCCAGCGCCGCCCGCGCGTACGCCGGGGAGGCCCCCGCCAGCCCGCAGGCCGGGGTCAGCACGACCTGCGAGGCCAGCCGGTCCGGCGCGAACCCCAGCCGCCGCCACAGCTCCAGCGCCGGCTTGGCCACCACCTTCGGGTCGGGCAGCCGCGTGTCCCTGCCCGGCACGACCCCCATGAACAGCGTCATCCCGGCCTCGAACAGCTCGCCGAGCTCGTCGTCCTGCCTGCGCCGCATCAGCGCCGCATCGACCGAGACGCCCCGCACCTGCGCCCTGCGCAGCAGCGCGTACGGCACGCCGGGCGCGCAGCAGTGCACCACGGGAGCGTCGAACGAGCGCAGCGACTCCTCCACCCGCCACTCCTCCACGGCGGCCAGCCGCCCGAACCCCGACGCGGTCGGCACGGTGCCCGCCAGCACGCCGGGCAGCCCCGGCTCGTCGAGCTGCAGCACGATCTCGCTCACTCCGGGCAGCCGTCGCCGCACCTCGGCGCAGTGCTCGGCCACCCCCTGGGCCAGCGAGGCGGTCAGGTCGCGCACGGCGCCCGCGTCGGAGAGCATCTTGTCCCCGAACTTGAGCTCGATCGACCCCGCCAGCGTCCACGGCCCGCAGACCTGCAGCTTCAGCGGCCCCGTGTAGTCGTGGCCGAGCTCCTCCAGCCCGTCGAGGTCGCGCCGCAGATGGTCGACGGCCCGCTGGTGGTCGCGCCCCGGCCGGTCGCTCAGCCGCCAGCCGGAGGGCTGCACCTCGACGGGGAGATCGACGAGCAGCGCCGCCGACCGCCCCACCATGTCGGCGCCGACGCCTCTGGCGGGCAGCTCAGGCAGGTACGGCAGCCCCGGCACCTCGCCGAACACGACCCTGATCGCCTCTAGATGATCCTCACCCGGATGCGAACCGACTCCGGTGGCTTCCCACGTAGACATGGGCACAAGCGTAGGCTCTGCCGAATGAAGCTCACGAAGTTCGGCCACGCCTGCGTCCGCGTGGAGAAGAACGGCAAGGTCCTGGTCATCGACCCGGGCACGTTCACGGATGGCGCGGTGCTCGACGGCGCCGAC
The nucleotide sequence above comes from Nonomuraea gerenzanensis. Encoded proteins:
- a CDS encoding methionine synthase — its product is MSTWEATGVGSHPGEDHLEAIRVVFGEVPGLPYLPELPARGVGADMVGRSAALLVDLPVEVQPSGWRLSDRPGRDHQRAVDHLRRDLDGLEELGHDYTGPLKLQVCGPWTLAGSIELKFGDKMLSDAGAVRDLTASLAQGVAEHCAEVRRRLPGVSEIVLQLDEPGLPGVLAGTVPTASGFGRLAAVEEWRVEESLRSFDAPVVHCCAPGVPYALLRRAQVRGVSVDAALMRRRQDDELGELFEAGMTLFMGVVPGRDTRLPDPKVVAKPALELWRRLGFAPDRLASQVVLTPACGLAGASPAYARAALASCHKAAQVLRDDPREG
- the ligA gene encoding NAD-dependent DNA ligase LigA yields the protein MSEVEGVPVDALQRHAELSELVEDARWRYYVLDQPTVSDAQFDGWFKELLALEEAHPTLQTPDSPTQKVGAPVSGDFAKVQHLNRMESLDNVFDAEGVAAWQARAERLAEGDPGPYLCELKIDGLAVALVYRDGKLERGATRGDGRTGDDVTANVRTIKGIPHRLKGDDIPSLVEIRGEVYIPVEDFKKLNEQLVEQGKPPFANPRNSAAGTLRQKDPRITAQRPLRMLVHGIGVWEGTAEPRAQSHCYDRLREFGLPVSDLVKVVSGLDEINEFIEHYHAHRHDPAYEIDGVVVKVDDFRTQRELGSTSRAPRWAIAYKYPPEEVNTKLRDIQVGVGRTGRVTPFGVMEPVVVSGSTVERATLHNAAIVVKKGVLIGDTVVLRKAGDVIPEIVGPVTALRDGSEREFVMPTHCPECGTELAYEKEGDADLRCPNARGCPAQIRERIFFAAGRRALDIDGLGYVAATALTQPLPPQQPVVRTEADLFDLTLERLIPIKSVVRDQDTGLPKIDPKTGEEKVVTFFSNLGGEPSQNALRLMEELERAKQCSLAQVLVALSIRHIGPPTARALADAMRSIDAIMNASEEELAAVEGIGPRVAATIKEWFEVDWHREIIERWRAAGVRMEDEPAPEKGPQTLQGLTFVVTGTLEGYTRDTAAEALTSRGGKVSGSVSKKTSFLVAGENAGSKYDKAVSLGVPILNGAGFEVLLHEGPEAAAGVAVTPEG